In Bacteroidota bacterium, the genomic window GTGTAACGTTCGAGTGTATGTGCCGTAAGGGATTGCGGAGTAGTATCCTGTCTATCGACACTAAAGGTTAAACGGGCTACAAACCTTGATACTACTACAATCTCGCTTATTTTTTATATACATTGTTAGCATACGTTTATTCAATTCGTTCTAAAAAAAGAGTTTCAGTAATGCCTGGAGAAGTTTGGCTTCCAATTCTTGTAGTCAAAAAAAACTCAATAATTAAATATTTGCCATTCTGAAAGCTACAATATGAACTGAACTTAGTTAACCCATATGCTTCATATTCAAAAAGATTATTGCTGATGCGAATAGTTTCGAATACCAAACTATCAACTGTTACAATGGTTTGTACATAAACATTAACAGCTACTCTTTCCATTAATTTGGAAGGTTTTTCCGCACAATAATAAGGTGCGATTTTCTTTATTGGATACGTCAAAGAACATTCATGAGTTTTGTAAGAAAGTGAATCGTTAATAAAGGATTTACCTTCCGTTGTATATAAGATTCTATCAGAATATAGGACTTCATCATTACGACATGAAGTCTTATAAACAAAAGCATAATTATTAAGTGAATCGGGTAGTGAAATGTCTCTTTTTAATTTAAAAATGGAGTCAACGAATGAATAAAATCTTTCTATTTCTAGAGAATCTTTAATTTGCTCGAACTCTTGACCGAATGAGCTACCTGCAAAAAAGAAAGATAATGTCAATGTTATTATTTTTTGTCTCATTTCTATGTATGCTAACGGCAGTCTGTCTAATAACCCTAACCACCGATTAAATTTTTGTCAAATATAAGAACATTTCTACTTTGCTCAAAAATTATTTGTTTTTTTTAGTTTGCGTTTTTCGAATTGCTTCTTGCAGTGATGTTGGAAAAATATATGCCTGTCTTCTGTCTTTTCCTTGTATAAATTTCATTTATAAAAATAGAAATTATTCCTTTGGTGGCAAATTATTTTTATCTACAAATTGTTGATTTTTTTAGACAGTCTGACGACTGATGTAGAAGTAGTAGCGGGTTTCAAAGCGATACTCTTCAAATTTACCAAATAGCCAAATCTTTTCCGCTAAATCCGTCAAATCAAAGATTTGGCGGGCCGGATATGAGTACTATCGCTACAATTTGCTACCATAAAGCTATTACTTTTACATTTTGTTAGCTTTTCGTTGTTTATTCTTCTATTTCTTTATTCTTTTCTTCGTTTTTTTCTTCAAGTTTTTTTGCATTCAATGGAGCTATTACATTTTTTCCTGTTTTTTCTTCAATTTCTTTTCTTGTATTTCCTGCAATTGTTCCTCCTTGTTTTGCAATCTTTCTATTTTCTAAAAGTGTTTTAGGCTTCTTCTCTTTTGATATTTCGGTTGTTGTTGCTTCCGCAAGCATATTCAAAACCAACTCTAAATTGGTCATGTTATCTCGCAAATTTTCTTTCTTTAAATCTTTTAGATCTTTGTATTCTCGTGTTGTCATTCCTGACCAAGCCTTAGTTATCTCGTCTGTCAATATTGCAAATTCTAATCCTTTCTTAACGCCTCGCTCTTCCCATTCATCAGTCAAATCCTTTCTAACTTCAATACTTTTCAGCCTTTGGTTAATCCAGTTCGTTGAATATCCTTTTTTTAAATATGTTTCCATTGCTCTTTCAAAAGCTTTCTCAGGGTCTTCTGTTTCCTCTATCCGTTCATATCCAACTTTTGCTAACCAAACTTTAAACGGTTCTGCGTTTGGCGAAGGTATTGATTGAATTAATCTTAATAACTGCTCTGTGTCAGCTACATCAGTCATTCGCATTTTGCCGTCAACAGCTTTCATTTTCAACCCGTGACAATTCGTCACGGTTTCATTTCCTTCCTTTTTTAGTCTTTCTTTAAGCTTTCTCCAATATGCTTGTGGATTAACACTTTTTGTTAAAACAGAAATAATATCTACAATTGAAAAATACCATTTCTCTTGTTTATTATCCCATTCTACACGAACTCGTTGGTCTTGAAATAATTTTATCGCAGTTTCTTTTTTCATACATTTCTTTTTTCAAATCCAAAGATAAATAAACAATTTGTTCTTCGATAATTTTTAATCTTGTAATATCATTTTTTCAATGAAAGCTAACGTCAGTCTGTCTAATAACCCTAACCACTAATTAAATTTTTATCAAATATAAGAACATTTCTGCTTTGCTCAAAAATTATTTGTTTTTTTTAGTTTGCGTTTTTCGAATTGCTTCTTGCAGTGATGTTGGAAAAATATATGCCTGTCTTCTGTCTTTTCCTTGTATAAATTTCATTTATAAAAATAGAAATTATTCCTTTGGTGGCAAATTATTTTTATCTACAAATTGTTGATTTTTTTAGACTATCTGACGGTTTGAATATGGTGCGTATCACACTTTATTCAATAATTTTCTTTGGTTTCACAATTTTCAAACTTACTAATTCTTTGTCTATGACCTACCAACTGCGGCATGCACTATATTTTTTGTCAGCTACTACCATTTTATTCATTCAGTCTTGTTTCAATGTCCATTCGTTGATGTAGAATCCTGATAATTTCAATTTCTTCATTCTTACTGTTGATTTTATAGAAAATAAAATGTGATTTTATTCGAGAACGAAAATATCCTTTTCTTACTTTATTATAATCTTTTCCAGATTTTGGGTCATCAGTGAGATATTCTATTTCATCCATTATCAAGTTGAAATATCTGTCAGCCTGTTTTATCGACCATTTTTCAATAGTGTAAAGCCAAATATTTTCAATATCTCTACTTGCTTCTTGACTGATTTTATATTTCATTATTCAGCCAAATATTTTTGATGAAGGGTTTTAAAAAAAGATGTTCGGTCAAAATCTTTTATAAAGCCTGATTTTTCTCCTTTTTTCAGTTCTTTTATAAGTTCTGTTTTTTTAGATTCTTCGTGTTCAAACATTCTCAACGCAGTTCTCACAACTTCACTTACAGAAGAATATTTTCCTGATTCAATCTGATGATTGATGAAATTATCAAAATAATCACCTAAAAAAATTGATGTGTTTTTCGCCATAACTTTAAATTTGCTACAAAAGTACTAATACTTGGTAGGATTTCAAAATTAATTTTCAGATTTCGTTCGAACTGCTTGCAACTAACGGCAGTCTGTCTATAAACCCAAACATTGATATTTGTACTCAATCAGTAATTCTCCAAATAGCTGTTTTTTAAAATCATACATTTTGTTGTCTTATTAAAATAATTGCTTGTTAATTTTATGATTAAAAACTTATCAGAAATTTAAAGAAATAAACATCAATGGAAGAATTATGTACAAAAAT contains:
- a CDS encoding Bro-N domain-containing protein — translated: MKKETAIKLFQDQRVRVEWDNKQEKWYFSIVDIISVLTKSVNPQAYWRKLKERLKKEGNETVTNCHGLKMKAVDGKMRMTDVADTEQLLRLIQSIPSPNAEPFKVWLAKVGYERIEETEDPEKAFERAMETYLKKGYSTNWINQRLKSIEVRKDLTDEWEERGVKKGLEFAILTDEITKAWSGMTTREYKDLKDLKKENLRDNMTNLELVLNMLAEATTTEISKEKKPKTLLENRKIAKQGGTIAGNTRKEIEEKTGKNVIAPLNAKKLEEKNEEKNKEIEE
- a CDS encoding type II toxin-antitoxin system RelE/ParE family toxin yields the protein MKYKISQEASRDIENIWLYTIEKWSIKQADRYFNLIMDEIEYLTDDPKSGKDYNKVRKGYFRSRIKSHFIFYKINSKNEEIEIIRILHQRMDIETRLNE
- a CDS encoding type II toxin-antitoxin system ParD family antitoxin, producing the protein MAKNTSIFLGDYFDNFINHQIESGKYSSVSEVVRTALRMFEHEESKKTELIKELKKGEKSGFIKDFDRTSFFKTLHQKYLAE